Proteins from one Saccharomyces eubayanus strain FM1318 chromosome XI, whole genome shotgun sequence genomic window:
- the RCI50 gene encoding Rci50p produces MWKYLPKQAKHGRTIKRLSVLQFVINDRLRLYSTFEEHSIWRTPFRKRSKFQKWTLSIAIVSFVSFNIWWVFWPHHTFPKPVAKILRKGLHAEIEKEGADYRKSLHYYLEALEECKVENVHPLSDEYTGIEIKIGEMYEKLDSLNDAVTLYEGMLKRFYNELSKPTNILPMRKTLLFKRDLQILIRYIEVNKSSEMNISLLIMHLLLAQKYFMDGSPELKEICQKSEIQDHQQLDWRNFKGLPLIGKSKAQYQTYLSSKSKQVLNIKEPENSQNVFVKELLTARELYTQYCLTKNNLTGALNSKITTFEWMLLTDRPLDEVLLAQAELGSIFYLNSEKFEGSVYSISNELHRGPEDKEHTKSKLQSNQEACLQYSADCYKSIIGFAHENQYPQNATDSETDQKILKALSLSHYGLGVINLHKGRLKASKKQLKRAIRISEMIHFNELIKEANCEIKKGSDIVV; encoded by the coding sequence ATGTGGAAATACCTGCCTAAGCAAGCCAAACATGGAAGAACCATAAAAAGACTTAGCGTTCTCCAGTTTGTTATCAATGATCGGCTCAGGTTATATTCTACGTTCGAAGAACATAGTATTTGGAGAACGCCattcagaaaaagaagcaagTTCCAGAAATGGACTTTGTCGATAGCTATAGTAAGTTTTGTTTCATTTAACATATGGTGGGTCTTTTGGCCACATCACACCTTCCCCAAGCCTGTGGCTAAGATATTAAGGAAGGGGTTACATgcagaaattgaaaaagaaggtgcTGATTACAGAAAAAGCCTTCATTACTACCTTGAAGCTTTAGAAGAATGCAAGGTTGAGAACGTGCATCCTCTATCGGACGAGTACACTGGTATCGAAATTAAGATCGGAGAAATGTATGAGAAGTTGGATTCACTTAACGATGCGGTCACTTTGTATGAAGGCATGTTAAAAAGGTTCTACAATGAACTCAGCAAGCCTACCAATATCTTACCGATGAGGAAAACCTTGTTATTCAAAAGGGACctccaaattttgataagATACATTGAAGTAAACAAGAGCTCTGAAATGAACATAAGTTTACTGATAATGCACCTTCTATTGGcacaaaaatattttatgGATGGCTCACCAGAACTCAAAGAAATCTGTCAGAAATCCGAAATTCAAGACCATCAGCAGCTTGACTGGAGAAATTTCAAAGGACTGCCATTAATTGGCAAATCCAAAGCTCAGTATCAAACATATTTGAGCtcaaaaagcaaacaagTTCTAAACATAAAGGAGCCCGAAAACAGTCAAAATGTCTTTGTAAAGGAGCTGTTAACTGCAAGAGAGCTATACACTCAGTATTGCCTCACGAAAAACAATCTTACAGGGGCCTTGAATAGCAAAATAACAACATTCGAATGGATGCTACTGACAGATAGGCCTCTTGATGAAGTCTTGCTCGCGCAGGCAGAACTGGGTTCAATATTTTATCTGAACTCAGAGAAGTTCGAAGGAAGTGTATATAGTATTAGTAATGAACTACACAGAGGACCTGAAGATAAAGAACACACCAAATCTAAGTTGCAAAGTAATCAAGAAGCTTGCTTACAATATTCGGCTGATTGCTATAAAAGCATTATTGGTTTTGCTCATGAAAACCAATATCCACAGAACGCAACGGATAGCGAAACAGACCAAAAAATACTCAAGGCACTATCTCTTTCCCATTACGGGCTAGGTGTGATAAATTTGCATAAGGGACGGCTGAAGGCCTCTAAGAAGCAACTAAAAAGGGCTATTCGCATTTCAGAAATGATACATTTCAACGAACTTATTAAAGAAGCTAATtgtgaaatcaaaaaggGTAGCGATATAGTTGTGTAA
- the OCT1 gene encoding metalloendopeptidase encodes MFYMATLKRGFNVLIPSLSRQSQLIRSFATAGAVSRTSSKSIKNIFDDNSYWRSINSQDANNSKIAQYLFQKTKTGLFKNPYLTSPDGLRQFSQVSLRQAQELLERMRNDSSENGKLTYIMNLDRLSDTLCRVIDLCEFIRSTHPDDAFVKAAQDCHEQMFEFMNVLNTDVSLCNMLKSVLNSPEISSKLSEEELKVGKILLDDFEKSGIYMNPDVREKFIQLSQEISLIGQEFINHTDYPGSNSVKIPCKELDNSNVSTFLLKQLNKDVKGQNYKVPTFGYAAYALLKSCEKEQVRKKLWTALHSCSDKQIKRLNHLVKLRANLANLMHKESYAEYQLEGKMAKTPKDVQDFILTLMNDTIDKTASELKFIAELKAKDLKKPLATSTDEILKLVRPWDRDYYTGKYLQLNPSNAPSAKEISSYFTLGNVIQGLSDLFQHIYGIKLEPAIADEGETWSPDVRRLNVISEEEGIIGVIYCDLFERSGKTSNPAHFTVCCSRQIYPNETDFSTIQLGENADGSFFQLPVISLVCNFAPIPIASKKSLCFLQLSEVETLFHEMGHAMHSMLGRTHMQNISGTRCATDFVELPSILMEHFAKDIRILTRIGKHYETGETIEADMLQSFMRTTNFLQNCETYSQAKMAMLDQSFHDEEVISSIHSYDVVKNYQALELRLKVLVDDQSNWCGRFGHLFGYGATYYSYLFDRTIASKIWYALFEDDPYSRKNGDKFKKHLLKWGGLKDPWKCIADVLQCPMLEEGGSEAMEFIAQSHKS; translated from the coding sequence ATGTTTTATATGGCAACCCTGAAGAGAGGGTTCAATGTCTTGATACCGTCGCTCTCCCGCCAAAGTCAATTAATTAGGTCGTTTGCCACAGCCGGTGCAGTTTCCAGAACTAGttcaaaaagtataaagaatattttcgaCGACAATTCATACTGGAGAAGCATAAACAGTCAGGATGCTAATAACAGTAAGATTGCACAGTaccttttccaaaaaaccaaaaccGGACTTTTTAAGAACCCTTATTTGACTTCCCCAGACGGCTTGCGTCAATTTAGCCAAGTCTCTTTGAGGCAAGCACAGGAACTTCTCGAACGAATGAGAAACGATTCTTCTGAAAACGGTAAATTAACCTACATTATGAACCTGGATAGATTGAGCGATACATTATGTAGGGTGATTGATTTGTGTGAGTTTATTAGATCAACACATCCAGATGATGCGTTTGTTAAGGCTGCCCAAGACTGCCATGAACAAATGTTTGAATTCATGAACGTTTTAAACACGGATGTCTCATTATGTAACATGCTAAAATCAGTCTTGAATAGTCCCGAGATATCATCGAAATTGAGCGAAGAAGAGCTTAAAGTTGGTAAAATCTTAttggatgattttgaaaagtcAGGCATATATATGAATCCCGACGTtagagaaaaatttattcaGTTATCCCAAGAAATCAGTTTAATAGGTCAAGAATTTATCAACCATACAGATTATCCTGGTTCTAATTCTGTGAAGATACCATGCAAGGAGTTAGATAACAGCAATGTAAGCACATTCCTATTGAAACAGTTAAATAAAGATGTTAAGGGCCAGAATTACAAAGTACCTACATTTGGTTACGCAGCTTACGCATTATTAAAAAGTTGCGAAAAGGAACAAGTAAGGAAAAAGCTATGGACCGCATTACATAGTTGTTCTGACAAGCAAATCAAAAGGCTGAACCACTTAGTTAAACTGAGGGCAAATTTAGCTAACCTGATGCACAAAGAAAGTTATGCGGAATATCAATTAGAGGgaaaaatggcaaaaacCCCGAAAGATGTACAAGATTTTATCTTGACCTTAATGAATGATACCATAGATAAGACGGCAAGCGAGTTAAAATTTATAGCCGAACTCAAGGCCAAAGATCTCAAGAAGCCTTTGGCTACAAGTACAGACGAAATACTGAAACTTGTCAGACCTTGGGATAGAGACTATTATACTGGCAAATATCTACAGCTTAACCCTTCAAATGCACCAAGTGCCAAAGAGATAAGCTCATATTTCACATTAGGAAATGTTATCCAAGGTTTATCCGATTTGTTCCAACATATATATGGGATTAAATTGGAACCAGCAATTGCTGACGAGGGAGAAACATGGTCCCCTGACGTGAGAAGATTGAATGTGATATCAGAAGAGGAAGGAATTATTGGCGTGATTTACTGTGAtttgtttgaaagaagTGGAAAGACTTCAAATCCAGCACATTTCACTGTTTGTTGTTCCAGACAAATATATCCTAACGAAACAGACTTCTCAACAATTCAACTGGGTGAGAATGCAGACGGTTCCTTTTTTCAGCTGCCGGTAATTTCGCTCGTGTGTAACTTTGCCCCAATACCGATTGCTTCTAAGAAAAGCTTGTGTTTTTTACAACTTAGTGAAGTTGAAACCCTCTTTCATGAAATGGGTCATGCGATGCATTCAATGTTAGGAAGAACCCACATGCAGAATATAAGTGGTACAAGGTGCGCTACTGACTTTGTTGAGCTACCAAGTATTCTGATGGAACACTTCGCCAAAGATATACGGATCTTGACAAGAATTGGCAAGCACTATGAGACTGGAGAAACCATTGAGGCAGATATGTTGCAGAGCTTTATGAGAACGACAAATTTTCTACAGAATTGTGAGACGTACTCTCAAGCAAAGATGGCTATGTTAGACCAATCATTtcatgatgaagaagtgaTTTCTAGTATTCATAGCTACGATGTAGTTAAAAATTATCAAGCATTAGAACTACGTTTGAAGGTACTAGTTGATGACCAGAGTAATTGGTGCGGGAGATTTGGCCATTTATTTGGATACGGAGCTACATACTACAGCTACTTATTTGATAGGACAATAGCATCCAAAATTTGGTACGCCTTATTTGAAGACGATCCATATAGCCGAAAGAATGGtgataaattcaaaaagcaTCTACTAAAATGGGGTGGATTGAAAGATCCTTGGAAATGCATCGCTGACGTTTTACAGTGCCCTATGTTAGAGGAAGGCGGCAGCGAAGCAATGGAGTTTATTGCACAAAGTCATAAATCTTAG
- the SHE2 gene encoding She2p, with protein MSTDKEIRVSPGICTKVEQILDLISRYLSSYIHVLNKFISHLRRVATLRFERTTLIKFVKKLRFYNDCVLNYNASDFINEGTNESGSDADPLDKVILPIASMFVKCVETFDLLNYYLTQSLQKEIISKTLNEDLTLTTESILAIDDTYNHFVKFSQWMIESLRIGSNLLDLEVVQFVIKCADEDGTNTGETDNIFLQEIVPVNSEEDFFSLSAAWHSILDGKLNIMDQEFDVVATKWHDKFGKLKN; from the coding sequence ATGAGTACAGATAAAGAGATTAGGGTTTCACCTGGTATCTGTACAAAAGTTGAGCAAATATTAGACTTGATCTCCCGTTATTTGTCATCTTACATTCATGTTCTGAACAAGTTTATCAGTCATTTACGCAGAGTGGCCACGCTACGATTCGAAAGAACTACTTTAATTaaatttgttaaaaaattaagattTTACAATGATTGTGTACTAAACTACAATGCATCAGACTTTATCAATGAAGGTACAAACGAATCGGGTTCAGATGCCGACCCTCTGGATAAGGTCATCTTACCAATAGCTTCGATGTTTGTCAAATGCGTCGAAACATTTGATTTACTGAACTATTATCTAACACAATCGttacaaaaggaaattaTATCTAAGACTTTGAATGAAGACCTGACGCTAACGACTGAATCTATATTAGCTATTGACGATACTTACAATCATTTTGTGAAGTTTTCCCAATGGATGATTGAATCATTGCGCATTGGCAGCAACTTGCTAGATTTGGAAGTGGTACAATTTGTCATTAAATGTGCTGATGAAGACGGTACAAACACCGGAGAAACTGACAATATCTTCTTACAGGAAATTGTTCCTGTCAAttcagaagaagattttttctctttgtcaGCTGCATGGCACTCTATCTTAGATGGTAAACTAAATATTATGGATCAAGAGTTCGATGTCGTCGCCACTAAATGGCACGACAAATTTGGtaagttgaaaaattga
- the RMA1 gene encoding putative tetrahydrofolate synthase, which produces MVDVMSAEQTFPRAIRLLKCAGGYMSSLKIIHIAGTNGKETVSTFLTSILQGTEPQRQKVLVGRYTTSFLLNDREAISVNNESISLKEYSEIANNLIKLDESLNLQCNTIELLTSIAFVYFAKKCCQWCIIETGLGGKWDPANLIPRQNKICCAITNVGISDEKLLCDALSLITYEYSKKKVHTIPFAVLDGSNDEFVRNAISRECSNVGCKLHITDPSLDNCSVRTDSWGTLEIQQVPYNEEDQIFNLRVAIAVLDFLKKEGKVCISKGQLSKGLISVDWPKSLHQLDYCYEANRGKRIALLLDNANNAKAAQNLASYLRTKYGDTPLTFVVAITMGKKLPPLLDPLIRTQDHVIVTRFGSVVGMPWIQSFEPMQLFTFIKDRYTKNVDIQPDLHSVWTFLEANRLQTMAPVIVCGSLYLCKELLYQHNCHLRV; this is translated from the coding sequence ATGGTTGACGTAATGAGCGCAGAGCAGACCTTTCCTCGAGCAATTCGTCTGTTGAAGTGCGCTGGAGGCTATATGAGcagtttgaaaataatacaTATAGCAGGAACAAATGGTAAGGAAACAGTGTCTACATTTTTAACATCCATATTACAGGGTACGGAACCACAGCGGCAGAAGGTTTTGGTTGGTAGATATACtacttctttcttgcttaACGATAGAGAAGCTATCAGCGTTAACAATGAatccatttctttgaaagagtaTTCTGAGATTGCGAACAACCTTATAAAACTAGACGAATCTTTGAATTTACAGTGTAACACCATTGAGCTGCTAACAAGTATAGCATTCGTATATTTCGCCAAGAAATGTTGCCAGTGGTGCATTATAGAAACCGGACTAGGTGGCAAATGGGATCCTGCAAACTTGATTCCTCgccaaaacaaaatttgTTGTGCTATTACCAACGTCGGGATAAGCGACGAGAAGCTCTTATGTGATGCTTTATCTCTAATTACGTAcgaatattcaaaaaaaaaagtgcaCACTATACCATTTGCGGTATTGGATGGGTCTAATGATGAATTTGTACGAAACGCAATATCGAGGGAGTGTAGCAACGTTGGTTGCAAGTTACACATCACGGATCCCTCCCTTGACAATTGCAGTGTACGTACAGACTCATGGGGCACACTTGAAATTCAGCAGGTGCCATATAATGAGGAGGATCAGATATTTAACCTAAGGGTAGCAATTGCCGTCTTAGATTTCctgaaaaaggaaggaaaagTTTGTATTTCGAAGGGCCAACTATCCAAGGGCTTAATATCTGTCGACTGGCCGAAAAGCTTACACCAATTGGACTACTGTTACGAAGCAAATAGAGGAAAGAGAATAGCGCTACTACTAGACAACGCAAACAATGCAAAGGCAGCACAGAATTTAGCTAGCTATTTAAGGACAAAATACGGCGATACTCCACTAACTTTTGTCGTAGCTATAACAATGGGTAAGAAATTACCGCCCTTACTTGATCCGTTGATCCGTACGCAAGATCATGTTATAGTGACTAGGTTTGGATCTGTGGTTGGTATGCCTTGGATTCAATCTTTCGAGCCAATGCAACTTTTCACATTTATCAAAGACCGTTACACGAAAAATGTAGATATACAACCAGATCTTCATAGTGTTTGGACTTTTCTAGAAGCAAACAGGCTTCAAACTATGGCGCCTGTTATCGTATGCGGGTCACTGTATCTTTGTAAAGAGTTATTATACCAACACAATTGTCATTTGAGGGTATAA